The Micromonospora sediminicola genome contains a region encoding:
- a CDS encoding LpqB family beta-propeller domain-containing protein: protein MTARRLLAVLLAGVLLPAGLVGCGIPAETDVQVDGSVPAAEAGSLNGSPASPPAPGDSDEPVPFIENYLRAAAAGERDQAYTRARSFLAEEARDLLPGKPQTSEVELTVVRLRAKPESTPANPQGIFTVTIKVQQVGVLRADGTLGPPGATETDYTFQLRRAGPAGTGLLITELPNVLLTTDTALREYYRSRTVYFWNSDLTRLVPDLRYLPSSVPAERRVTEVVKWLAGGPSDWLSPGVTGLPDGTRPINNATGQDSQWEVNLTMPGANEQRLARLGTQLAWSLPELTGQLDLKIQNQKRFSVDLQRERATHPAYPRGAAPTRFSVYDAAIHPLAIGDERREAVPLPAAQNRNVVSASLARADDQVLAALVVTASGRQRLKVGTGPAPVAVFTAGPTTFRSMSRPTWLRSLDKDRATGLVAADGKLYRFDGTARTSLVPLNVSGNVVAVAGSLDGHRIALVSGGVVYVAPVNVEGGVVTLGQPRALPTQLTGVTAVDWITENELVVAGNDPDRRSAIHQLTVDGAWEPPLASEIGAPVTQLAAYPGGGDSGLPALSFMFETNGGAWRNNPIDFVTPEQVLDVPAGGRSANPTAPFFLF from the coding sequence ATGACGGCGCGTCGCCTGCTTGCGGTGCTGCTGGCCGGCGTGCTGCTTCCCGCCGGTCTGGTCGGGTGCGGCATCCCGGCCGAGACGGACGTCCAGGTCGACGGCTCGGTGCCCGCCGCCGAGGCCGGCTCGCTCAACGGCAGCCCGGCCTCGCCGCCCGCGCCGGGCGACAGCGACGAGCCGGTGCCGTTCATCGAGAACTACCTGCGCGCCGCGGCCGCCGGGGAGCGCGACCAGGCATACACCCGGGCCCGGTCGTTCCTCGCCGAGGAGGCCCGCGACCTGCTGCCCGGCAAGCCGCAGACCAGCGAGGTCGAGCTGACGGTGGTCCGGCTCCGGGCCAAGCCGGAGAGCACCCCGGCCAACCCCCAGGGCATCTTCACCGTGACGATCAAGGTGCAGCAGGTCGGCGTGCTCCGCGCCGACGGCACGCTGGGGCCGCCGGGGGCCACCGAGACCGACTACACGTTCCAGCTGCGCCGGGCCGGACCGGCCGGGACCGGGCTGCTGATCACCGAGCTGCCGAACGTGCTGCTGACCACGGACACGGCGCTGCGCGAGTACTACCGGTCGCGCACCGTCTACTTCTGGAACTCGGACCTGACCCGCCTGGTGCCCGACCTGCGCTACCTGCCCTCGTCGGTGCCGGCCGAGCGACGGGTCACCGAGGTGGTGAAGTGGCTGGCCGGCGGTCCGTCCGACTGGTTGTCCCCGGGGGTGACCGGGCTGCCCGACGGCACCCGGCCGATCAACAACGCCACCGGGCAGGACTCCCAGTGGGAGGTCAACCTGACCATGCCGGGGGCCAACGAGCAGCGGCTGGCCCGGCTGGGCACCCAGTTGGCGTGGTCGTTGCCCGAGCTGACCGGGCAGCTCGACCTGAAGATCCAGAACCAGAAACGGTTCAGCGTCGACCTGCAACGGGAACGCGCCACCCATCCCGCCTACCCGCGTGGCGCGGCCCCGACGCGGTTCAGCGTCTACGACGCCGCCATCCACCCCCTCGCCATCGGCGACGAGCGGCGGGAGGCCGTCCCGTTGCCGGCCGCGCAGAACCGTAACGTGGTCTCCGCGTCCCTGGCCCGGGCCGACGACCAGGTGCTCGCCGCGCTGGTGGTGACCGCGTCGGGACGGCAACGGCTCAAGGTGGGCACCGGTCCGGCGCCCGTCGCGGTGTTCACCGCCGGTCCCACCACCTTCCGCTCGATGAGCCGACCCACCTGGCTGCGCTCCCTGGACAAGGACCGCGCGACGGGCCTGGTGGCGGCCGACGGCAAGCTGTACCGGTTCGACGGGACGGCCCGGACGAGCCTGGTCCCGCTGAACGTCTCCGGGAACGTGGTGGCGGTGGCGGGGTCCCTCGACGGCCACCGGATCGCGCTGGTCAGCGGCGGCGTCGTCTACGTCGCGCCGGTCAACGTCGAGGGTGGCGTGGTGACCCTGGGGCAGCCCCGGGCGCTGCCCACGCAGCTCACCGGCGTGACCGCGGTCGACTGGATCACCGAGAACGAGCTGGTCGTCGCCGGCAACGACCCGGACCGGCGATCGGCGATCCACCAGCTCACCGTGGACGGCGCCTGGGAACCGCCGCTGGCCTCCGAGATCGGCGCGCCGGTGACCCAGTTGGCGGCGTATCCCGGTGGTGGGGACAGCGGCCTGCCGGCGCTCTCCTTCATGTTCGAGACGAACGGCGGCGCCTGGCGCAACAACCCGATCGACTTCGTCACGCCGGAACAGGTGCTGGACGTGCCGGCGGGCGGTCGGTCGGCCAACCCGACCGCGCCCTTCTTCCTCTTCTGA
- the mtrB gene encoding MtrAB system histidine kinase MtrB, with protein MAGRSARFAAGVHQAWRRSLQVRVVTITLVASSLLVGGFAYLIADKITNILLENAETDVRARLSNGSEYAAKQFNLYSQPQEAQLQDTIDGTVNYLAGGDPAQTSGVVVAITADNFAEFIEPRTSPDVPVRPVIGDELRAAVSSGKVAHQIRTGTLGGERTKYLVYGSPVPTRFGQVELYYLVPLARQDSTAADARATVVATGVALVLLLGLLAALVTRLVVTPVRVAARTAQRLSAGLLDQRMVVSGEDDLALLAASFNQMATNLQRQILRLEEMSRLQRRFTSDVSHELRTPLTTVRMAADLIFAERDEFDPAVARSAELLQAELDRFEELLTDLLEISRFDAGFAVLDSEPTDLVPVVHRVTERLAGLAERVGVTIELELPDTPVIAEVDPRRVERVLRNLVGNAVEHGEAKPVRITLGMDQSAVAITVRDHGVGLKPGEEKLVFNRFWRADPSRARQTGGTGLGLSISLEDARLHGGWLEAWGAPGQGAQFRLTLPARAGDRLTTSPLRLVPADATLPFGGPRDGGLLAIGPGSGAGALAIGPADTDRAEVAR; from the coding sequence CTGGCCGGCCGGTCGGCGCGGTTCGCCGCCGGTGTGCACCAGGCCTGGCGGCGCTCGCTCCAGGTCCGCGTGGTCACCATCACACTCGTGGCGTCGAGTCTGCTGGTGGGCGGTTTCGCCTACCTGATCGCCGACAAGATCACCAACATCCTGCTGGAGAACGCCGAGACCGACGTGCGGGCCCGGCTGAGCAACGGCAGCGAATACGCGGCGAAGCAGTTCAACCTCTACAGCCAGCCGCAGGAGGCGCAGCTCCAGGACACCATCGACGGCACGGTCAACTATCTGGCCGGCGGTGACCCGGCGCAGACCAGCGGGGTGGTGGTGGCGATCACCGCCGACAACTTCGCCGAGTTCATCGAGCCGCGCACCTCACCGGACGTGCCGGTGCGCCCGGTGATCGGCGACGAGCTGCGGGCCGCCGTCTCGTCGGGCAAGGTCGCCCACCAGATCCGCACCGGCACGCTCGGCGGCGAGCGGACCAAATACCTGGTCTACGGCTCCCCGGTGCCGACCCGGTTCGGGCAGGTCGAGCTCTACTACCTCGTACCGCTGGCCCGGCAGGACAGCACGGCGGCCGACGCCCGGGCGACGGTGGTCGCCACCGGCGTCGCGCTGGTGCTCCTGCTCGGCCTGCTGGCGGCCCTGGTCACCCGCCTGGTGGTGACCCCGGTCCGGGTGGCCGCGCGCACCGCCCAGCGCCTCTCCGCCGGCCTGCTCGACCAGCGCATGGTGGTCTCCGGCGAGGACGACCTGGCCCTGCTCGCCGCCTCGTTCAACCAGATGGCGACCAACCTGCAACGGCAGATCCTCCGGCTGGAGGAGATGTCGCGGCTGCAACGCCGGTTCACCTCGGACGTCTCGCACGAGCTGCGCACCCCGTTGACCACGGTCCGGATGGCGGCCGACCTGATCTTCGCGGAGCGGGACGAGTTCGACCCGGCGGTGGCGCGCAGCGCCGAGCTGCTCCAGGCCGAGCTGGACCGGTTCGAGGAGCTGCTCACCGACCTGCTGGAGATCAGCCGGTTCGACGCCGGCTTCGCGGTGCTGGACAGCGAACCGACCGACCTGGTGCCGGTGGTGCACCGGGTGACCGAGCGGCTGGCCGGGCTGGCCGAGCGGGTGGGGGTGACCATCGAGCTGGAGCTGCCGGACACGCCGGTGATCGCCGAGGTCGACCCGCGCCGGGTCGAGCGGGTGCTGCGCAACCTGGTCGGCAACGCGGTCGAGCACGGCGAGGCCAAGCCGGTGCGGATCACCCTGGGCATGGACCAGAGCGCGGTGGCGATCACGGTGCGGGACCACGGCGTCGGCCTCAAGCCGGGCGAGGAGAAGCTGGTCTTCAACCGGTTCTGGCGCGCCGACCCGTCCCGGGCCCGGCAGACCGGGGGCACCGGCCTGGGCCTGTCGATCAGCCTGGAGGACGCCCGGCTGCACGGCGGCTGGCTGGAGGCGTGGGGCGCGCCGGGGCAGGGCGCGCAGTTCCGCCTCACCCTGCCGGCCCGGGCCGGGGACCGGCTCACCACCTCACCGCTGCGGCTGGTGCCGGCCGACGCCACCCTGCCGTTCGGCGGCCCGCGCGACGGCGGCCTGCTCGCCATCGGCCCGGGCAGTGGCGCCGGGGCGTTGGCCATCGGCCCCGCCGACACCGACAGAGCAGAGGTGGCCCGATGA
- the mtrA gene encoding MtrAB system response regulator MtrA, translated as MRARVLVVDDDPALAEMLGIVLRSEGFVPSFVADGERALAAFRDSRPDIVLLDLMLPGMSGIDVARAIRSESGVPIVMLTAKSDTVDVVLGLESGADDYVVKPFKPKELVARMRARLRRGEDVAPELLTIGPPGNQITIDVPAHTVSRDGEEVKLTPLEFDLLVALARKPRQVFTREVLLEQVWGYRHAADTRLVNVHVQRLRAKIEPDPERPEIILTVRGVGYKAGTG; from the coding sequence ATGAGAGCCCGGGTACTCGTGGTCGACGACGACCCCGCCCTCGCCGAGATGCTCGGCATCGTGCTGCGCAGCGAGGGCTTCGTGCCGTCCTTCGTCGCGGACGGAGAACGCGCGCTGGCCGCGTTCCGCGACAGCCGGCCCGACATCGTCCTGCTCGACCTGATGCTGCCCGGCATGAGCGGCATCGACGTGGCCCGCGCGATCCGGTCCGAGTCCGGCGTGCCCATCGTGATGCTGACCGCCAAGAGCGACACCGTCGACGTGGTGCTGGGGCTGGAGTCCGGCGCCGACGACTACGTGGTCAAGCCGTTCAAGCCCAAGGAGCTGGTGGCCCGGATGCGGGCCCGGCTGCGCCGCGGCGAGGACGTCGCGCCGGAGCTGCTCACCATCGGGCCGCCGGGCAACCAGATCACCATCGACGTGCCGGCGCACACGGTCAGCCGGGACGGCGAGGAGGTGAAGCTGACGCCGCTGGAGTTCGACCTGCTGGTCGCGCTCGCCCGCAAGCCGCGCCAGGTCTTCACCCGCGAGGTGCTGCTGGAGCAGGTGTGGGGCTACCGGCACGCGGCCGACACCCGCCTGGTCAACGTGCACGTGCAGCGGCTCCGGGCCAAGATCGAGCCGGATCCGGAGCGACCCGAAATCATCCTGACCGTCCGGGGCGTGGGCTACAAGGCGGGCACCGGATAG